CGTGGAGAACGGCGCGCCGCTGCCGCGCACGAAGTTCTACGTCCCCGGCTCGCTGCTCCGGGTGCGCGTCGACACGACGAGCACGATCGCGCTCGGGATGCCGTCCTCCGCCGATGTGTTCTTCGACGACAGCCCGGTCTTCCGGTTGGGCCCCGACGCGGCGGCGAAGGGCGTGCGCGCGGTGGCGTGGTTCGACTCGGCGACGCCGCTGCGCAGCGGCTGGGCGTGGGGACAGCAGTACCTCGAGCATGGCGTCGCGGCGGTCGACGCGCGCGTGGGGCGCGGGCGCGTGGTCCTGTTCGGCCCCGAGATCTTGCAGAGGGCGCAGCCGCACGGAACGTTCAAGCTCCTGTTCGACGCGATCTACGCCGCGGCGGCCGACGCCAGGTAGCTCGGCCGGATCGGCAACACCGGAGCGCCGCGATGCCTAACGAGAACGCGATCGTCGGCCGCATCGTCCGCGTGGAGCGCGACGAGCGCGGGCACACCGTGGAGCTGCAAGGGGGGCGGCGCGCGCGTCTCGACGCGACGCGGGAGAACGCGGCGCTCGCGCGCGTGCTCGAGGGACTCGGCGCGCGTCGTCGGCCAGTCTATCTCGAGGTCGATCCGGCGGGCGACACCGTGCGGCGCGTGCTGCTGCCCGTCGTCTCGCGCGTGGAGGCCGTGCGCGCGCTCGACGACGGTGGGCTGGAGGTGCGGCTCGAGGTGGCGCAGGCGCGGCTCGCCATCCGCCGCGACGCGCCCGACGCCGCGGAGATGGAGCGCCTGGTGCTCGACGCCGAGCAGACCGGGCGCGTGCTGCTCGTGACGGCCGACGAGGCGCAGAACGTGGTCGACGTGCGCGTGTTCACGCCGGACCCCGAGGGCCCCGTCCCCCCTTTCCCGGGTGACGCGGAGCCACCGCCGCGCGTGCCGTGGGCGCTCGAGCCGCTGCGCTGGCTGGTGGACTTCCTGCGCGACCTCTGGTACTGGCTGTGGCCGTGGCGGTGGTGGCGCGGCTGCATCTCGAAGGCGCGCGCGCAGCAGGTGTTCGACGCGATGGCCGCGACGACCTGCGACCCGCTCACCGTGCCGCCGCCGTGCATCCCGTTCCTCTATCCGGACGACGGCTGCTGGGCGCGCGCCCACGAGATGTGCCGCCTCATGCTCGGCATGCACCTCACGCCGCGCAAAGTCTGGATCGACGGCTCGCTGCACACGCCCACGAAGAACAACCCGAGCTGCTTCGTGAACTGGGGATGGCACGTCGCGCCCACGCTGTGCGTGCGCGGCCCCGGCTTCTTCCGGCGGCGGCGCATGGTGATCGACCCCGCGCTGTTCACGGCGCCGGTGACCGAGGCGACGTGGAAGAGCGTCCAGGGCGACCCGAACGCGACGCTCACCGACACCGACTGGACGCAGTTCTGGCACGGCGGCGGCCCCGACGACGCGGCGTACACGAACACGAACTACTACCTCGACGTGTACCGCGACGCGCTGCAGCTCCGCGCCGCGCAGCAGGGGACGC
This DNA window, taken from Gemmatirosa kalamazoonensis, encodes the following:
- a CDS encoding protein-glutamine glutaminase family protein codes for the protein MPNENAIVGRIVRVERDERGHTVELQGGRRARLDATRENAALARVLEGLGARRRPVYLEVDPAGDTVRRVLLPVVSRVEAVRALDDGGLEVRLEVAQARLAIRRDAPDAAEMERLVLDAEQTGRVLLVTADEAQNVVDVRVFTPDPEGPVPPFPGDAEPPPRVPWALEPLRWLVDFLRDLWYWLWPWRWWRGCISKARAQQVFDAMAATTCDPLTVPPPCIPFLYPDDGCWARAHEMCRLMLGMHLTPRKVWIDGSLHTPTKNNPSCFVNWGWHVAPTLCVRGPGFFRRRRMVIDPALFTAPVTEATWKSVQGDPNATLTDTDWTQFWHGGGPDDAAYTNTNYYLDVYRDALQLRAAQQGTPPYANCP